GCGAAGCCGGCGGCGCGCACGGTGTCGACGAGCCGCGCGCCGGGGTCCGAAATGCCGGGCGTGCCGGCGTCCGACACGTACGCCACGCGTTCGCCGGCACGCAGCAGCTCGATCACGCGCAGCGCGGCTTCGCGTTCGTTGTGCTCGTGCACGGCGACGAGCGGTTTCGAGATCCCGTAGCGGGCCAGCAGCTGGCCCGTGTTGCGGGTGTCTTCGGCCGCGATGCGGTCGGCAAGGCCGAGCACGTGCAGCGCGCGCAGCGTGATGTCGGCGGTGTTGCCGATCGGCGTCGCGACGATATAGAGCGCGGCGCTCGGGTAGTGCTGCGTTTGCGCGAGTTCGAGGAGGGCAGTCATGACAGGCAATGCGCGCAATCGCGGCGCAAGCGGAACAAGGACGGCATTGTGCCACGCGGCGCCGGCCGTGCCGGGCGGCGGGCGCGGTTTGCCGCCCGGAGACGGCAATTTTTCCGGCGCGGCGCGATCCAGGCCGGTCGGCGCCGCGTTCGAGCAGCGTGCGCGGCAGTTCCTCGAGCGCCGCGGTCTCGTGTTCGTCGCGGCGAACGTGACGATGCGCGGCGGCGAACTCGATCTCGTGATGCGCATGCCCGACGGCACGCTGGTGT
This window of the Burkholderia cepacia GG4 genome carries:
- a CDS encoding YraN family protein, whose translation is MCHAAPAVPGGGRGLPPGDGNFSGAARSRPVGAAFEQRARQFLERRGLVFVAANVTMRGGELDLVMRMPDGTLVFVEVRARRSTRHGGAAASVGWRKRRRLVAAALHFWARHGAGAACRFDVVAFEAGRLEWLRDAFRADDA